In Primulina eburnea isolate SZY01 unplaced genomic scaffold, ASM2296580v1 ctg496_ERROPOS3583385+, whole genome shotgun sequence, a single window of DNA contains:
- the LOC140821252 gene encoding E3 ubiquitin-protein ligase DA2L-like isoform X1: MCFYSMGNKLGKKRHAVDEKYTRPQGLYQHKDVDHKKLRKLILDSKLAPCFPGDDDYACDLEECPICFLFYPSLNRSRCCTKGICTECFLQMRTPNSTRPTHTPGSAYLNSERCPFCKTSNYAVEYRGVKTKEEKCLEQIEEQRVIEAKIRMRQQEVQDEEDRMLKRREVSSSSSMRRPSEADHCSTRAPSFASALESEEIVAFHESNAATASRLPPLQRQNREGEFDLDLEDIMVMEAIWLSIQGSGKRQDPQYGDAAQPEEYLADDRSSLAAMASISVSSSSPSGGLACAIAALAEQEVGRETANNYAGGIMSTYSMPSSSRFLNREELESESYFPAENIRVASLDNHLAMTRDTGEWVDHRSEMAEVGTSYGGSDEFDDSGRHGEQPQQDENQDSFQPVAGTVVPESFEEQMMLAMAVSLAEARARTSPPGVTWH; this comes from the exons ATGTGCTTTTATTCAATGGGGAATAAATTGGGAAAGAAGAGGCATGCGGTGGATGAGAAGTACACTAGGCCTCAAGGGTTGTACCAACACAAAGATGTGGATCACAAGAAGCTTAGAAAGCTTATTCTTGACTCAAAACTGGCACCTTGTTTTCCTGGTGATGATGATTATGCTTGTGACCTAGAGGAATGCCCCATTTGTTTCCTG TTCTATCCAAGCCTTAATCGGTCAAGATGCTGCACGAAAGGCATATGTACTG AGTGTTTTTTGCAGATGAGGACTCCTAATTCTACCCGGCCAACACA TACTCCTGGTTCTGCTTACCTTAACAGTGAAAGGTGCCCTTTCTGCAAAACCTCAAATTATGCCGTGGAATATCGAGGTGTTAAGACAAAGGAAGAGAAATGCTTGGAACAAATT GAAGAACAACGAGTTATAGAAGCCAAAATAAGGATGAGACAGCAAGAAGTTCAGGATGAAGAGGATAGGATGCTGAAACGAAGAGAAGTCAGTTCTTCAAGCAGCATGAGAAGACCAAGTGAGGCTGATCATTGCTCGACTAGAG CCCCATCTTTTGCTTCTGCCTTGGAAAGTGAAGAAATTGTGGCCTTTCACGAGTCTAATGCTGCTACTGCATCAAGACTGCCTCCACTCCAAAGGCAAAATAG GGAAGGGGAATTTGACCTGGATCTCGAGGATATAATGGTTATGGAAGCTATTTGGCTGTCTATTCAG GGGAGTGGGAAAAGACAAGATCCACAGTATGGTGATGCAGCTCAGCCTGAAGAATACCTTGCAGATGATCGTAGTTCCTTGGCGGCGATGGCCTCGATATCCGTATCTTCGTCATCTCCATCTGGTGGTCTCGCATGCGCCATCGCAGCACTTGCAGAACAAGAAGTAGGCAGAGAGACAGCTAATAATTATGCTGGTGGAATCATGTCTACATATAGCATGCCTAGCTCAAGCAGATTTTTGAATCGGGAGGAGCTTGAATCTGAAAGTTATTTTCCTGCGGAGAACATCAGGGTGGCATCACTTGATAACCATTTGGCAATGACCAGGGATACTGGAGAATGGGTTGATCATAGATCAGAGATGGCTGAAGTTGGAACTAGCTATGGAGGTTCTGATGAATTTGATGACTCAGGGAGACACGGGGAACAACCCCAACAAGATGAAAACCAAGATAGCTTTCAACCTGTTGCAGGAACAGTAGTTCCCGAGAGTTTTGAGGAGCAGATGATGCTAGCCATGGCTGTTTCACTGGCCGAGGCTCGAGCCAGGACAAGTCCGCCAGGAGTTACATGGCACTAG
- the LOC140821252 gene encoding E3 ubiquitin-protein ligase DA2L-like isoform X2: protein MCFYSMGNKLGKKRHAVDEKYTRPQGLYQHKDVDHKKLRKLILDSKLAPCFPGDDDYACDLEECPICFLFYPSLNRSRCCTKGICTECFLQMRTPNSTRPTQCPFCKTSNYAVEYRGVKTKEEKCLEQIEEQRVIEAKIRMRQQEVQDEEDRMLKRREVSSSSSMRRPSEADHCSTRAPSFASALESEEIVAFHESNAATASRLPPLQRQNREGEFDLDLEDIMVMEAIWLSIQGSGKRQDPQYGDAAQPEEYLADDRSSLAAMASISVSSSSPSGGLACAIAALAEQEVGRETANNYAGGIMSTYSMPSSSRFLNREELESESYFPAENIRVASLDNHLAMTRDTGEWVDHRSEMAEVGTSYGGSDEFDDSGRHGEQPQQDENQDSFQPVAGTVVPESFEEQMMLAMAVSLAEARARTSPPGVTWH, encoded by the exons ATGTGCTTTTATTCAATGGGGAATAAATTGGGAAAGAAGAGGCATGCGGTGGATGAGAAGTACACTAGGCCTCAAGGGTTGTACCAACACAAAGATGTGGATCACAAGAAGCTTAGAAAGCTTATTCTTGACTCAAAACTGGCACCTTGTTTTCCTGGTGATGATGATTATGCTTGTGACCTAGAGGAATGCCCCATTTGTTTCCTG TTCTATCCAAGCCTTAATCGGTCAAGATGCTGCACGAAAGGCATATGTACTG AGTGTTTTTTGCAGATGAGGACTCCTAATTCTACCCGGCCAACACA GTGCCCTTTCTGCAAAACCTCAAATTATGCCGTGGAATATCGAGGTGTTAAGACAAAGGAAGAGAAATGCTTGGAACAAATT GAAGAACAACGAGTTATAGAAGCCAAAATAAGGATGAGACAGCAAGAAGTTCAGGATGAAGAGGATAGGATGCTGAAACGAAGAGAAGTCAGTTCTTCAAGCAGCATGAGAAGACCAAGTGAGGCTGATCATTGCTCGACTAGAG CCCCATCTTTTGCTTCTGCCTTGGAAAGTGAAGAAATTGTGGCCTTTCACGAGTCTAATGCTGCTACTGCATCAAGACTGCCTCCACTCCAAAGGCAAAATAG GGAAGGGGAATTTGACCTGGATCTCGAGGATATAATGGTTATGGAAGCTATTTGGCTGTCTATTCAG GGGAGTGGGAAAAGACAAGATCCACAGTATGGTGATGCAGCTCAGCCTGAAGAATACCTTGCAGATGATCGTAGTTCCTTGGCGGCGATGGCCTCGATATCCGTATCTTCGTCATCTCCATCTGGTGGTCTCGCATGCGCCATCGCAGCACTTGCAGAACAAGAAGTAGGCAGAGAGACAGCTAATAATTATGCTGGTGGAATCATGTCTACATATAGCATGCCTAGCTCAAGCAGATTTTTGAATCGGGAGGAGCTTGAATCTGAAAGTTATTTTCCTGCGGAGAACATCAGGGTGGCATCACTTGATAACCATTTGGCAATGACCAGGGATACTGGAGAATGGGTTGATCATAGATCAGAGATGGCTGAAGTTGGAACTAGCTATGGAGGTTCTGATGAATTTGATGACTCAGGGAGACACGGGGAACAACCCCAACAAGATGAAAACCAAGATAGCTTTCAACCTGTTGCAGGAACAGTAGTTCCCGAGAGTTTTGAGGAGCAGATGATGCTAGCCATGGCTGTTTCACTGGCCGAGGCTCGAGCCAGGACAAGTCCGCCAGGAGTTACATGGCACTAG
- the LOC140821252 gene encoding E3 ubiquitin-protein ligase DA2-like isoform X3 codes for MRTPNSTRPTHTPGSAYLNSERCPFCKTSNYAVEYRGVKTKEEKCLEQIEEQRVIEAKIRMRQQEVQDEEDRMLKRREVSSSSSMRRPSEADHCSTRAPSFASALESEEIVAFHESNAATASRLPPLQRQNREGEFDLDLEDIMVMEAIWLSIQGSGKRQDPQYGDAAQPEEYLADDRSSLAAMASISVSSSSPSGGLACAIAALAEQEVGRETANNYAGGIMSTYSMPSSSRFLNREELESESYFPAENIRVASLDNHLAMTRDTGEWVDHRSEMAEVGTSYGGSDEFDDSGRHGEQPQQDENQDSFQPVAGTVVPESFEEQMMLAMAVSLAEARARTSPPGVTWH; via the exons ATGAGGACTCCTAATTCTACCCGGCCAACACA TACTCCTGGTTCTGCTTACCTTAACAGTGAAAGGTGCCCTTTCTGCAAAACCTCAAATTATGCCGTGGAATATCGAGGTGTTAAGACAAAGGAAGAGAAATGCTTGGAACAAATT GAAGAACAACGAGTTATAGAAGCCAAAATAAGGATGAGACAGCAAGAAGTTCAGGATGAAGAGGATAGGATGCTGAAACGAAGAGAAGTCAGTTCTTCAAGCAGCATGAGAAGACCAAGTGAGGCTGATCATTGCTCGACTAGAG CCCCATCTTTTGCTTCTGCCTTGGAAAGTGAAGAAATTGTGGCCTTTCACGAGTCTAATGCTGCTACTGCATCAAGACTGCCTCCACTCCAAAGGCAAAATAG GGAAGGGGAATTTGACCTGGATCTCGAGGATATAATGGTTATGGAAGCTATTTGGCTGTCTATTCAG GGGAGTGGGAAAAGACAAGATCCACAGTATGGTGATGCAGCTCAGCCTGAAGAATACCTTGCAGATGATCGTAGTTCCTTGGCGGCGATGGCCTCGATATCCGTATCTTCGTCATCTCCATCTGGTGGTCTCGCATGCGCCATCGCAGCACTTGCAGAACAAGAAGTAGGCAGAGAGACAGCTAATAATTATGCTGGTGGAATCATGTCTACATATAGCATGCCTAGCTCAAGCAGATTTTTGAATCGGGAGGAGCTTGAATCTGAAAGTTATTTTCCTGCGGAGAACATCAGGGTGGCATCACTTGATAACCATTTGGCAATGACCAGGGATACTGGAGAATGGGTTGATCATAGATCAGAGATGGCTGAAGTTGGAACTAGCTATGGAGGTTCTGATGAATTTGATGACTCAGGGAGACACGGGGAACAACCCCAACAAGATGAAAACCAAGATAGCTTTCAACCTGTTGCAGGAACAGTAGTTCCCGAGAGTTTTGAGGAGCAGATGATGCTAGCCATGGCTGTTTCACTGGCCGAGGCTCGAGCCAGGACAAGTCCGCCAGGAGTTACATGGCACTAG
- the LOC140821251 gene encoding polyphenol oxidase I, chloroplastic-like, producing MLSRPYSASTISPQNMATIPLSWSGPVPSSFSPLPQHRRSFNAKPPHFSGQIHRFAVSCNQTKEGQNQEYDPKDVENSRGKLDRRNVLFGMGGLYSAANLVPSTSPAIATPISSPDFTKCTKGTNLNTNQPLDVNCCPPVSTDIITYKLPPVEKMRIRPAAQLAGEEYYAKFEKAISLMKALPADDPRNFMQQANVHCAYCNLTYEQKGDPDVKLQIHNCWHFYPWHRWYLYFYERILGKLIDDPTFGMPFWNWDHPDGMPMPERYARAASPLYNARRNLTHLSPAVLDLAYAPKSATAQDKIIPNNLTIVYGEMVRNVKKLDDFYGDKYVTGTAPNPGPGSVERGSHTAAHVWVGEATSTGEDMGNFYSTGRDTLFFAHHANIDRLWSIWRNLRGSKPKDYTEADWLEADYLFYDENADLVRVNVKDTLENEKMGYVYQDRDLPWLKKRPTARVKKSTVAKTSKAPEAAGNTFPVKLDKVVKVLVSRPKKSRNKKDKEKEEELLVIEGIEVDTSKFVRFDVFVNDEDDKPDELDKAEYAGSFSQVPHKNSTTVKTKIRLGLTELLEDLDAEDDEKVLVSLVPKARGEDISIGGIKIVYA from the coding sequence ATGTTATCGCGACCATATTCTGCATCAACAATATCTCCACAAAACATGGCTACTATTCCACTTTCGTGGTCCGGCCCGGTCCCCTCTTCGTTCTCCCCCTTGCCTCAACACCGACGCAGTTTCAACGCCAAGCCACCACATTTTTCAGGCCAAATTCATCGGTTTGCTGTGTCGTGCAACCAAACGAAGGAAGGCCAAAACCAGGAATATGACCCTAAAGACGTTGAGAATTCTCGAGGGAAATTAGACAGGAGAAATGTGCTCTTTGGAATGGGAGGTCTCTATAGTGCGGCAAATCTTGTTCCATCAACTTCTCCAGCGATTGCCACTCCAATTTCTTCCCCCGATTTCACCAAATGCACGAAAGGCACAAATCTTAACACAAACCAACCACTAGACGTGAACTGTTGCCCCCCGGTGTCAACAGATATAATCACTTATAAGCTGCCTCCCGTGGAAAAAATGCGAATCCGCCCCGCCGCGCAGCTAGCCGGAGAAGAATACTATGCCAAGTTCGAGAAAGCTATTTCGCTCATGAAAGCTCTCCCTGCCGATGATCCTCGCAATTTCATGCAACAAGCTAATGTTCACTGTGCCTACTGTAATCTCACGTATGAACAGAAAGGAGACCCTGACGTAAAACTTCAAATTCACAACTGCTGGCACTTCTACCCCTGGCACAGATGGTACTTGTATTTTTATGAAAGAATCTTGGGCAAATTAATCGATGACCCGACTTTCGGTATGCCATTTTGGAACTGGGACCATCCAGACGGAATGCCCATGCCTGAAAGATACGCGAGGGCAGCCTCACCCCTGTATAATGCGCGACGGAACCTGACTCATCTGTCGCCGGCCGTCCTCGATCTGGCATACGCGCCCAAATCCGCCACCGCCCAAGACAAGATAATACCCAATAACTTGACAATCGTATACGGCGAAATGGTTCGCAATGTTAAAAAGCTAGATGATTTCTACGGCGATAAATACGTAACTGGTACCGCGCCTAACCCAGGTCCAGGCTCAGTGGAGCGTGGATCCCACACTGCAGCGCACGTTTGGGTTGGAGAGGCCACGAGTACTGGAGAGGATATGGGGAACTTTTACTCAACTGGTCGAGATACACTTTTTTTCGCCCACCACGCAAATATCGATCGTCTCTGGTCTATATGGCGCAACCTGAGGGGGTCAAAACCCAAAGATTACACCGAAGCCGACTGGCTGGAAGCCGATTACCTATTCTACGATGAAAACGCAGATCTTGTGCGCGTAAATGTAAAAGACACGTTGGAGAACGAAAAAATGGGGTACGTTTACCAGGACAGGGACTTGCCCTGGTTGAAAAAAAGGCCAACTGCGCGTGTCAAGAAATCTACAGTGGCCAAGACCTCAAAGGCACCAGAGGCGGCGGGGAATACATTCCCAGTGAAACTTGACAAAGTGGTGAAAGTTTTGGTTTCAAGGCCAAAGAAATCGAGAAACAAGAAAGATAAAGAAAAGGAAGAGGAGTTGCTGGTGATCGAAGGGATTGAAGTGGACACTTCTAAGTTTGTGAGGTTCGATGTCTTTGTTAATGACGAGGATGATAAGCCTGACGAACTGGACAAGGCGGAGTACGCAGGAAGTTTCTCTCAGGTTCCCCACAAGAATTCGACAACTGTTAAGACTAAGATAAGGTTGGGACTGACTGAACTGCTGGAAGATTTGGATGCTGAAGATGATGAAAAAGTATTGGTTTCTTTGGTGCCAAAAGCTAGGGGAGAGGACATATCCATTGGTGGTATCAAGATCGTCTATGCTTAG
- the LOC140821259 gene encoding interactor of constitutive active ROPs 4-like, translated as MPRTTRLTEVPQKQTPRGPPHLRTSSSASDLLHHRVRTERSPKIAEGRSPRGAQSDPVNKKKLGTRIADLESQLGQAQDELKSLKDQLVSVQTTKKVAQEQLDKKAKKQQNGPESIQIQEKHSASMKTEEMNMKNSSVAEFGSSDEVENETDVFEVPMETKTQVVSKSDDLSSEMPVVTEPENSTFNELGSMNDEINLLKTKLDEKDKEVDVFRQENQSLKNELNEKSLKMSSDQSQIEELIMKLNEVDQELENTKNNAFQINEKLIATEKAKEELENEMKRLRVQTEQWRKAADAAASVLAGGVEMNGRRISERCGSMDNHYRGTYEPVGVYPGYVDSPRPMDDESDDAFEGGKRKGSGIRMFGDLWKKKSQK; from the exons ATGCCAAGAACAACAAG GTTAACAGAAGTGCCTCAAAAGCAAACTCCCCGAGGTCCCCCTCATCTCAGGACATCGAGCTCTGCTTCTGATCTACTACACCATCGTGTTAGAACTGAAAGGAGCCCGAAAATTGCAGAGGGTCGTTCTCCTCGTGGTGCCCAGTCTGATCCGGTGAATAAAAAGAAGCTTGGGACGCGTATTGCTGATTTAGAATCTCAACTTGGACAAGCACAAGATGAGCTCAAAAGTCTTAAAGACCAATTAGTGTCAGTTCAAACTACCAAAAAAGTGGCTCAAGAACAGCTTGACAAGAAAGCAAAGAAACAACAAAACGGCCCAGAGTCGATCCAAATCCAAGAGAAGCACTCGGCTTCAATGAAAACCGAAGAAATGAACATGAAAAACAGCAGCGTCGCAGAGTTTGGATCGTCTGATGAAGTAGAGAACGAAACTGATGTTTTTGAAGTTCCTATGGAAACTAAGACACAAGTCGTATCTAAATCCGATGATTTGTCGTCTGAAATGCCGGTGGTAACAGAGCCAGAGAATTCCACTTTCAATGAGTTGGGATCAATGAATGATGAGATAAACTTGTTGAAAACCAAGCTAGATGAAAAAGACAAAGAAGTGGATGTTTTTCGTCAAGAAAATCAGAGTTTAAAGAACGAGCTTAACGAGAAATCACTTAAGATGTCATCAGATCAATCTCAGATTGAGGAGCTGATTATGAAGTTAAATGAAGTGGATCAAGAACTTGAAAATACTAAAAACAATGCATTCCAGATCAACGAGAAGCTAATAGCTACAGAAAAGGCAAAGGAAGAGTTAGAAAATGAGATGAAGAGGCTTCGGGTGCAAACCGAGCAATGGAGAAAAGCAGCTGATGCAGCAGCCTCAGTTCTAGCAGGGGGGGTAGAGATGAATGGAAGAAGGATATCTGAGAGGTGTGGATCCATGGATAATCATTATAGAGGAACATATGAACCGGTTGGTGTGTATCCTGGTTACGTTGATTCCCCTCGTCCAATGGACGATGAAAGTGATGATGCTTTTGAAGGCGGAAAAAGAAAGGGTTCAGGTATTAGAATGTTTGGGGACCTGTGGAAAAAGAAGAGTCAGAAGTAG